Within Saccharomycodes ludwigii strain NBRC 1722 chromosome IV, whole genome shotgun sequence, the genomic segment atattggGGTAAAAGAGACAAAGTTTTGAATCTACCAACCAACTCTTCTATATCTGTTACTCTATCTCAAACTGATTTAAGAACTTTAACCTCAGCTGCTACTTCTCCAACTTTCACTAGTAATAAATTATGGTTAAATGGCGAGGAACATCCCTTTAACGATGCAAGAAGTGTCCAAGTTTTAACGCATTTAAAGGAATTGAGAAAAAAACTAGAATTGGAAAACCCTGCTTTACCCAAATTCAGTGAATGGTATTTACATATTGTCAGTGAAAATAATTTCCCAACTGCTGCTGGTCTAGCCTCTAGTGCAGCTGGATTAGCCGCATTGGTAGTTTCTATTGCCAAATTATACCAGTTACCTCAATCATATAGCGAATTGAGTGTTATTGCCAGAATGGGTTCTGGATCTGCTTGCAGGTCCCTATTTGGCGGGTATGTTGCATGGGAAATGGGTCAATTGCAAGATGGCTCAGATTCTAAAGCTGTTGAGATTGCACCAATGGAGCATTGGCCACAAATGAAGGCCTTAATTTTGGTTGTTAGTGCAGACAAGAAGGACACTCCTTCAACTTCAGGTATGCAATTGACTGTTCAAACCAGCGAGTTATTCAAACAAAGAGTTGATGTCGTTGTTccaaaaagatttaaagaAATGACTCAAAGTATCCtggataaaaattttgcCAAATTTGCTGAATTGACTATGAAGGATTCGAATTCCTTCCATGCAACCTGTCTAGATTCTTTTCCTcccattttttatatgaatgatacttcaaaaaaaattataaagtTGTGTCATCATATTAACACCTATTATAATGAGACTATAGTGGCTTATACTTTCGATGCTGGTCCAAATGCAGTCTTATATtatcttcaaaaaaatgaaaccaaactttttaatatcatttataaattattt encodes:
- the MVD1 gene encoding diphosphomevalonate decarboxylase MVD1 (similar to Saccharomyces cerevisiae YNR043W | MVD1 | MeValonate pyrophosphate Decarboxylase); the protein is MTNIHIASATAPVNIATLKYWGKRDKVLNLPTNSSISVTLSQTDLRTLTSAATSPTFTSNKLWLNGEEHPFNDARSVQVLTHLKELRKKLELENPALPKFSEWYLHIVSENNFPTAAGLASSAAGLAALVVSIAKLYQLPQSYSELSVIARMGSGSACRSLFGGYVAWEMGQLQDGSDSKAVEIAPMEHWPQMKALILVVSADKKDTPSTSGMQLTVQTSELFKQRVDVVVPKRFKEMTQSILDKNFAKFAELTMKDSNSFHATCLDSFPPIFYMNDTSKKIIKLCHHINTYYNETIVAYTFDAGPNAVLYYLQKNETKLFNIIYKLFEKLPGWKSDRANYKQFLDQYTKLDKSVLNILDNFNDIYKGCSRVIDTQVGPGPQSTNECLINKENGLPK